One genomic segment of uncultured Desulfobacter sp. includes these proteins:
- the csx20 gene encoding CRISPR-associated protein Csx20: MNIFQKATPENMFLLFNHSLSKNQETDAQNIWGTELQFVGLPRQLKALWAQIPADKKGLFDTLAPFRAWLEKESCPNDLVLIQGDFGATWLMVQYALNNNLLPVYSVTVRQAREETAPDGTVKTTHVFKHRMFRLYSV; encoded by the coding sequence ATGAATATCTTCCAAAAGGCAACACCTGAAAACATGTTCCTGTTGTTTAATCATTCACTTTCCAAAAATCAGGAAACGGATGCCCAAAACATCTGGGGAACGGAACTGCAATTTGTTGGGCTGCCGAGGCAGTTGAAGGCACTTTGGGCACAAATCCCCGCAGATAAAAAAGGGCTTTTTGACACCCTGGCCCCTTTTCGAGCATGGCTTGAAAAGGAATCCTGCCCCAATGATCTTGTTTTAATCCAAGGGGATTTCGGTGCCACCTGGCTCATGGTCCAATATGCATTAAACAACAATCTTTTACCGGTTTATTCCGTTACCGTCAGGCAGGCCAGGGAGGAGACCGCCCCAGACGGCACCGTGAAAACCACGCATGTTTTTAAACACCGGATGTTCCGCTTATACAGCGTATAA
- a CDS encoding methyltransferase domain-containing protein, translating into MKKWLIEELICPQCLDSDVVLNPDIHTETDDEIIEGRLVCPQCRQVYEIHEGIAVVVPEQTLPIIQDATGYNSFSMLSSYLWSHYSEFFNGPDATDAYQRWARTFGSQRSGWALDVGCSVGRLTFEMTRTHDRAVGLDTSISFVRAARELAARKRLEFDLIMEGQITEKRACDLDPAFGFDQAEFIVADAMALPFRSRRFATVSSVNILEKVPDPLLHLAEANRVLDEKEARFLFSDPFSWDENVNSPDLWLGGTDEGTFKGFGMDNICRLLQDPESVFSPGFTIQDKGQVLWKIRKTRNLWEHITSQFVVAERKII; encoded by the coding sequence ATGAAAAAATGGCTGATTGAAGAGCTTATCTGTCCGCAATGCCTGGACAGTGACGTTGTACTCAATCCTGATATTCACACGGAGACGGATGATGAAATTATTGAGGGGCGATTGGTCTGCCCCCAATGCAGACAGGTGTATGAGATCCACGAGGGGATTGCCGTGGTCGTGCCTGAACAGACCCTGCCCATTATTCAGGATGCAACGGGATATAACTCTTTTTCCATGCTCTCATCCTATTTGTGGAGCCATTATTCAGAATTTTTCAATGGCCCGGATGCCACGGACGCCTATCAGAGATGGGCCCGGACGTTTGGTTCTCAACGATCCGGTTGGGCCCTTGATGTCGGGTGTTCCGTGGGGCGTCTGACCTTTGAAATGACCAGAACCCATGACCGGGCTGTGGGGCTTGATACCTCCATCTCCTTTGTCCGGGCTGCCCGGGAACTTGCCGCCCGGAAACGGCTGGAATTTGATTTGATCATGGAGGGGCAGATCACTGAAAAACGGGCCTGCGATCTGGATCCCGCCTTTGGCTTTGACCAGGCTGAATTTATTGTTGCCGATGCCATGGCATTGCCTTTCCGGTCCCGGCGCTTTGCCACGGTAAGTTCCGTAAACATCCTTGAGAAGGTGCCGGACCCATTGTTGCATCTGGCCGAAGCCAACCGGGTCTTGGATGAAAAAGAGGCCAGATTCCTTTTTTCCGACCCTTTTTCCTGGGATGAAAACGTCAACAGCCCGGATCTTTGGCTTGGGGGCACCGACGAAGGGACTTTCAAGGGGTTTGGCATGGATAATATCTGCAGGTTGCTCCAGGACCCGGAATCTGTATTTTCTCCGGGTTTTACGATCCAGGATAAGGGGCAGGTGTTGTGGAAAATCAGGAAAACCCGAAATCTGTGGGAGCATATTACCTCCCAGTTTGTTGTAGCTGAAAGAAAAATAATATAG
- the csm3 gene encoding type III-A CRISPR-associated RAMP protein Csm3 gives MKLVDIKEITGTIQLKSGLHIGAGDTEMRIGGTDNPVVKHPHTNEPYIPGSSLKGKTRSLLELSSGLMGMSEGAPLGVKHYKKLEGEAKETCKAILSLFGASGADVDEKNEIGMTRISFADAPLSEEWKKKARATHLAFTEVKSENSINRIKGTAENPRFTERVPAETEFSFSISLKVLQGDKGLESLLFKGLKLLEQDALGGSGSRGYGKVKFLFDQPEIQEKFDNVSPLV, from the coding sequence ATGAAACTTGTAGATATAAAGGAAATTACCGGTACCATTCAGTTGAAAAGCGGACTTCACATCGGCGCAGGTGACACTGAAATGCGCATCGGCGGCACAGACAATCCCGTTGTAAAACATCCCCACACCAATGAACCCTACATTCCAGGCTCCTCCCTGAAAGGAAAGACCCGGTCGCTTCTTGAGCTATCCTCAGGGCTTATGGGGATGAGCGAAGGGGCGCCTCTTGGTGTAAAACACTATAAAAAACTTGAAGGCGAGGCCAAAGAAACCTGTAAAGCCATCCTTTCCCTGTTTGGTGCCAGCGGGGCCGATGTTGATGAAAAAAATGAAATCGGCATGACCCGTATTTCCTTTGCCGATGCCCCCTTGAGTGAAGAATGGAAGAAAAAAGCTCGGGCAACCCATCTTGCGTTCACCGAAGTTAAATCTGAAAATTCAATTAACCGGATCAAAGGAACAGCGGAAAATCCCAGGTTTACAGAGCGGGTGCCGGCTGAAACGGAATTCAGCTTTTCAATTTCCCTGAAAGTACTGCAAGGGGATAAAGGGCTTGAATCCCTTTTGTTTAAAGGCCTGAAACTGCTGGAACAAGATGCTCTCGGCGGTTCAGGCAGCCGGGGGTACGGTAAAGTTAAATTCTTGTTCGACCAGCCGGAAATACAGGAAAAATTTGATAACGTATCCCCCTTGGTTTAG
- the csx2 gene encoding TIGR02221 family CRISPR-associated protein gives MAHVFISFLGIGSFNKTPGYDLAEYAWTEKTPHTITCCFAQTAILAALQASENQNDTVDRAVLFCTRESHEKHLDALKDEFKRHLKKMPEIIIPDLVPTDMTADNQWNWFEQLLDNVGFGDRLIIDFTHGMRAVPIIFSSAIGFLTRAKHITLNHALYAWYDRERKDEPHPIVDMKDFYVINDWAESVARLTEDADARKLGDMAKQSQVDALAPLADENLVDAFQEMTDCIRNVDVNNISQKVHDALAYVESSRKKAGGSARVMLDLVWEKFCALATDYPPSGRYDQAYFETQIKIIEVLMEHRLFMQAFTVMRELVGAIGMAGIGGKYAKKKMTTSDGRDYRKRFAEVFVNMMQFPVDGWRFSGFAEENRLKLMPWFENLQKAGIEPQLREIVNDMVKIRNGFDHAWTSEKAAFPGIEKKGKDYLTVLHNIVRRMAEQELFFQ, from the coding sequence ATGGCACATGTTTTTATCAGTTTTCTTGGAATAGGCAGTTTCAATAAGACGCCAGGGTATGACCTGGCCGAATATGCCTGGACAGAAAAGACACCGCACACCATTACCTGCTGTTTTGCCCAGACCGCTATTCTGGCGGCACTGCAAGCGAGTGAAAATCAAAACGATACCGTGGACCGGGCAGTCCTGTTCTGCACCCGTGAATCCCATGAAAAACATTTGGATGCATTAAAGGATGAGTTCAAACGCCATCTTAAAAAAATGCCGGAAATCATTATCCCGGATCTGGTACCCACGGATATGACCGCTGATAACCAGTGGAACTGGTTCGAACAACTTTTGGACAATGTGGGCTTTGGTGACAGACTGATCATAGATTTTACCCATGGCATGCGGGCGGTGCCCATTATATTTTCCAGCGCCATTGGTTTTCTTACCAGGGCAAAGCACATTACCCTGAATCATGCCCTGTATGCCTGGTATGACCGGGAGCGAAAAGACGAACCCCACCCCATTGTGGACATGAAAGATTTTTATGTAATCAATGACTGGGCTGAATCCGTGGCCCGTTTAACCGAAGATGCCGATGCCAGAAAACTGGGAGACATGGCAAAACAATCCCAGGTGGATGCCCTGGCCCCCCTGGCCGATGAAAACCTGGTGGACGCCTTCCAGGAAATGACCGACTGCATCCGAAACGTGGATGTGAACAATATATCTCAGAAGGTCCATGACGCCCTGGCATATGTGGAAAGCAGCCGCAAAAAAGCCGGCGGCTCAGCCCGGGTCATGCTGGACCTGGTCTGGGAAAAATTCTGCGCCCTGGCCACGGACTATCCCCCCAGCGGCCGGTATGACCAGGCCTATTTTGAAACCCAGATCAAAATTATCGAAGTATTGATGGAACATCGGCTTTTCATGCAGGCATTCACGGTAATGCGCGAGCTTGTGGGCGCCATAGGTATGGCAGGGATCGGCGGCAAATATGCCAAGAAAAAAATGACCACAAGTGATGGACGGGATTACAGAAAGCGTTTTGCGGAAGTCTTTGTCAATATGATGCAGTTTCCGGTTGATGGCTGGAGATTTTCAGGATTTGCCGAAGAGAATCGCCTGAAACTAATGCCCTGGTTTGAAAATCTGCAAAAGGCCGGAATCGAACCGCAACTTCGGGAAATTGTCAATGACATGGTCAAAATCCGTAACGGGTTTGACCATGCCTGGACCTCTGAAAAGGCCGCATTCCCCGGCATTGAAAAGAAAGGAAAGGATTATTTGACGGTGTTGCACAACATTGTACGCCGAATGGCGGAACAGGAGTTGTTTTTCCAATAA
- a CDS encoding tetratricopeptide repeat protein yields MVKLQAAARIIQTPQSKTPAPGDTPCTGRQADLFSDQELFGVKKGAFIKKSRNRVLSDIEELSKNNRWDDILSLYHPVDDKLPDLIRAGADIPVRQKIAFALGQSGAFDDAIKELLVCVRAEPDNFMSRASLAYTAYNCLYAAKNKKIFLAGKARIERIDLAHEHFQKAQDLRPGGITNFYRQGMLFSQIENKPGPGLEKFEIACFNWERLTDEQRAERQQEKKNYVKALYRSASLLLASGNGIKALERITTCLKQDEQTNYISLAFKYFALGKVQFCMDRYDEAKSALLFALQSSSRNASTDFIHELLARTYLALGKTDKAMETIGGVPEKFRRPYYRWTEADVLCTAGQFEKAKTILNAAAARDSRSRHISLIRLAKIEYTLKNYIPAMEHAGKAGDFFTGKWGNTYLEGLFWQSLCAFKAGQIQKADQFLTELEGHSRFYPNLDRLRAMIRNSDD; encoded by the coding sequence ATGGTAAAACTTCAGGCCGCAGCAAGAATTATTCAGACCCCCCAAAGCAAAACACCGGCACCGGGGGATACACCCTGTACCGGCAGGCAGGCAGACCTGTTTTCCGACCAGGAGCTGTTTGGCGTTAAAAAAGGGGCGTTCATCAAAAAATCCCGGAACCGGGTCCTGTCAGATATTGAGGAGCTGTCCAAAAATAACCGGTGGGATGATATTTTAAGCCTTTATCATCCTGTGGACGACAAGCTGCCGGATCTTATCCGGGCAGGTGCTGATATTCCGGTGCGCCAAAAAATCGCCTTTGCACTGGGACAAAGCGGTGCCTTTGATGATGCCATTAAAGAACTGCTGGTGTGTGTCCGCGCCGAACCGGATAATTTCATGTCCCGGGCATCCCTGGCCTATACGGCTTATAATTGTCTGTATGCCGCAAAAAACAAAAAAATTTTTCTGGCGGGAAAAGCCCGGATCGAACGTATCGACCTGGCCCATGAGCATTTCCAAAAGGCCCAGGACCTTCGCCCGGGGGGCATCACCAACTTTTACAGACAGGGGATGCTTTTTTCCCAGATTGAAAACAAGCCCGGCCCGGGCCTGGAAAAATTTGAAATCGCCTGCTTTAACTGGGAACGCCTGACTGACGAACAAAGGGCGGAAAGGCAGCAGGAAAAAAAGAATTATGTAAAAGCCCTTTATAGATCTGCGTCCCTGCTGCTGGCATCGGGAAACGGCATAAAGGCGCTTGAACGGATTACGACCTGCCTGAAACAGGATGAACAGACCAATTACATCAGTCTGGCATTCAAATACTTTGCCCTGGGCAAGGTCCAGTTCTGCATGGATCGTTATGACGAAGCCAAAAGTGCCTTGCTTTTTGCCCTGCAGAGCAGCAGCCGGAATGCCTCCACAGATTTCATCCATGAACTTCTGGCCCGGACCTACCTGGCGTTAGGGAAAACCGATAAGGCCATGGAAACCATCGGGGGTGTTCCTGAGAAATTCAGAAGGCCCTACTACCGGTGGACCGAGGCAGATGTTCTGTGTACGGCCGGTCAGTTTGAAAAGGCCAAAACCATTCTTAACGCGGCAGCGGCCAGGGATTCCAGGTCACGGCATATCAGTCTGATCCGTCTGGCAAAAATCGAGTACACCTTGAAAAATTACATCCCGGCCATGGAACATGCGGGAAAGGCAGGCGATTTTTTCACCGGCAAATGGGGAAACACGTATCTTGAAGGACTATTCTGGCAGAGTCTGTGTGCCTTTAAAGCCGGTCAAATCCAAAAAGCGGACCAGTTCTTGACCGAACTGGAAGGTCACAGCCGGTTCTATCCTAACCTGGACAGGCTTAGGGCCATGATTCGAAATTCAGACGACTAA
- the cas10 gene encoding type III-A CRISPR-associated protein Cas10/Csm1, with the protein MNKTTLKIAMAAFFHDLGKFIDPKVLELPPGYTDKNAGAFLPSFNGKYSHWHALYTAGFIEQTSAHLPAELNTGNFGDGDAFIRLAAAHHDPSSAMEWIVALADRISSGMDRETFDKDSMQSVQIKDYKTTRLLPVFEHMTLADAPESLTAEKCRFRYPLKPLTAESIFPVQQEKNSPTNRASATAEYQDLTKEFLSQMDRLAHAETNTALWFEHFDSLVKEYTWAIPAARVGKVIPDVSLYDHLRTSAAIATAMYLFHADSDTLEPRAVQNFDDEKFLLISGSFSGIQNFIFSSGGESAKYRSKIMRGRSFYVSLLSELAAQLLCSKIGLPHTSVMFNAGGRFTLLAPNTDSSADALVAAEKEINDWLVARTYGETSMVFSSVTAKSRDFESTHFSALWERLIKAGDEKKYSKLDLATYGGAVEDYLDKFYNDLSSAVCPLCGKRPAGRDVAVHDIHSCGLCRDHVFLGENLVKHPYVFITEKDADFPGKRLFDPVFDEFQLYFSKTDPAGTTGSRTILKYWHLDAEQTDTGFARVTDRQLNGYVPIYSGSEQGKDAEPGMPKTLNDLAANAATNGQGIEALGVLKADVDNLGLLMACGLRTHLYTVSRMASLSRQLDHFFSLFLPDFLSNSEKFQNIYTVFAGGDDLFLIGPWNRIIELSTILENKFKAYVCQNPEITFSAGITLHKSHTPINTLAKASEEALERSKHGGRKRITLFGHTVAWSAFKDLDAVRGELYQWTADQWISLVFLYRINFFIAMAEQEKLLVASSQEGIPLDRMNCTQWRAKLAYSLERSSLPGIAPGQKKEHLNHIKEKIAMWLTVYGGDLRIALWVLQYSLRKESNKWGK; encoded by the coding sequence ATGAACAAAACCACATTGAAAATAGCCATGGCTGCTTTTTTCCATGACCTGGGAAAGTTTATTGATCCCAAAGTACTGGAATTGCCACCGGGATATACCGACAAAAATGCGGGCGCGTTCCTGCCGTCATTTAATGGAAAGTATTCCCACTGGCATGCCCTGTATACTGCCGGATTCATAGAACAAACATCAGCGCATCTTCCCGCTGAACTTAACACTGGAAACTTTGGGGATGGCGATGCATTTATCAGGCTGGCTGCCGCCCACCATGATCCCTCATCAGCCATGGAGTGGATTGTGGCCCTGGCGGATCGCATCAGCAGTGGCATGGACAGAGAAACCTTTGACAAGGACAGCATGCAGTCTGTTCAGATCAAGGATTATAAAACAACCAGGCTGTTACCTGTGTTTGAACATATGACGCTGGCTGATGCCCCGGAATCTTTGACAGCAGAAAAATGCAGGTTCAGATATCCTTTAAAACCACTGACGGCCGAATCTATTTTTCCGGTTCAACAGGAAAAAAATTCGCCGACAAACCGCGCGTCCGCCACTGCCGAATATCAGGATCTAACAAAAGAGTTTCTATCGCAGATGGATAGGCTGGCTCACGCGGAAACCAACACAGCGCTTTGGTTTGAACATTTTGATTCCCTGGTCAAGGAATATACCTGGGCTATCCCTGCCGCACGGGTAGGAAAAGTGATACCGGATGTTTCCCTGTATGACCATTTAAGGACATCTGCGGCAATTGCCACAGCAATGTATCTGTTTCATGCAGATTCCGACACATTAGAACCCCGGGCCGTTCAAAATTTCGACGATGAGAAGTTTTTGTTGATTTCCGGCAGTTTCAGCGGCATCCAAAATTTTATTTTTTCCAGCGGCGGAGAATCGGCCAAATACCGGTCAAAAATAATGCGGGGCCGTTCTTTTTATGTTTCTCTTCTTTCCGAGCTTGCCGCACAACTTTTATGCAGTAAAATCGGACTGCCCCATACGTCTGTGATGTTTAATGCCGGCGGGCGGTTTACCCTGCTGGCCCCGAACACAGACAGTTCGGCTGATGCCCTTGTTGCTGCTGAAAAAGAGATCAACGACTGGCTGGTGGCGCGAACCTATGGTGAGACCAGCATGGTCTTTTCCTCTGTCACCGCAAAAAGCCGTGATTTTGAATCAACCCATTTTTCAGCATTGTGGGAACGGTTAATAAAAGCTGGAGATGAAAAAAAATATTCAAAACTGGACCTGGCCACCTATGGCGGTGCAGTTGAAGATTATCTGGACAAATTCTACAATGATCTGTCTTCCGCTGTCTGCCCGTTATGCGGCAAACGACCGGCCGGACGTGATGTTGCCGTGCATGATATTCATAGCTGTGGTCTGTGCAGGGATCACGTATTTCTTGGAGAAAATCTGGTGAAACATCCTTATGTCTTTATCACAGAAAAGGATGCTGATTTTCCGGGGAAACGACTCTTTGATCCGGTTTTTGATGAATTTCAGCTTTATTTTTCAAAAACCGACCCCGCCGGGACTACCGGGTCCCGCACAATACTGAAATACTGGCACCTTGATGCCGAACAGACGGATACTGGTTTTGCCAGGGTCACTGACCGACAGCTTAACGGGTATGTTCCAATTTATTCAGGTTCAGAACAGGGGAAAGATGCGGAACCGGGCATGCCGAAAACGTTGAACGACCTTGCCGCAAACGCCGCGACAAACGGCCAGGGGATAGAGGCGCTGGGCGTTCTTAAAGCAGATGTGGATAATTTGGGATTGCTTATGGCATGCGGGTTAAGGACGCATCTTTACACGGTATCCCGAATGGCCAGTTTAAGCCGTCAACTGGACCACTTTTTCTCCCTTTTCCTGCCGGACTTTTTGTCAAACTCGGAAAAATTTCAAAATATATATACGGTGTTTGCCGGCGGTGATGATCTTTTTTTGATCGGACCGTGGAATCGTATTATCGAACTGTCCACGATTCTTGAGAATAAATTCAAGGCGTATGTGTGTCAAAATCCGGAAATAACGTTTTCAGCCGGTATCACCCTGCACAAATCCCATACCCCGATCAATACGCTTGCCAAAGCATCGGAAGAGGCACTGGAACGGTCCAAGCACGGCGGCAGAAAACGGATCACCCTGTTCGGGCATACCGTGGCGTGGTCTGCTTTCAAGGATCTTGATGCGGTTCGTGGCGAACTTTATCAATGGACAGCAGATCAATGGATCAGCCTGGTTTTTCTTTACCGGATTAACTTTTTTATTGCCATGGCAGAACAGGAAAAGCTACTGGTGGCATCCTCACAGGAAGGGATACCTCTTGATCGGATGAACTGCACCCAGTGGCGCGCCAAACTGGCATATTCCCTGGAGCGAAGTAGTTTACCCGGCATTGCTCCGGGCCAAAAAAAGGAACATTTGAACCATATTAAAGAAAAAATAGCCATGTGGCTAACGGTTTACGGCGGAGATCTGAGAATCGCTTTATGGGTTTTACAATACAGCTTAAGAAAGGAAAGTAACAAATGGGGAAAATAG
- the cas6 gene encoding CRISPR system precrRNA processing endoribonuclease RAMP protein Cas6 → MKYGKYLFHIKLTRDAVLPAYKGSTFRGLLGHALKRTVCALKNQTCTTCILRQNCTYALIFETAHALPAPENSKISAPPHPMVLEPPLTGKRDFAAGDTLTCGMVLFGDLNRHLPYFIYAFDQMGRIGLGKSLNGNRAGFTLESVTFGDKAVYSKKDGRVTVPDVLPTLDLTPDQNKSPDHVTLKLQTPFRVSSKTGQEPDLPFDLLIRSLIRRCTALFNTYGDGEPTLNYPDLVKKACRVRLTDNRLAWFDWQRYSSRQEKKMYMGGLLGQVAYQGDLEPFLPFLRMAETVHAGKNTAFGLGKVKVETMNQ, encoded by the coding sequence ATGAAATACGGAAAATACCTGTTTCACATCAAACTGACCCGGGACGCTGTTCTGCCCGCGTACAAAGGATCCACATTCAGAGGGCTTTTGGGTCATGCGTTGAAACGAACCGTGTGTGCGCTTAAAAACCAAACCTGTACCACCTGTATTTTAAGGCAAAACTGCACCTATGCCCTGATATTTGAAACCGCCCATGCCCTGCCGGCACCGGAAAACAGTAAGATATCCGCCCCACCGCACCCCATGGTCCTGGAACCGCCTTTAACGGGAAAAAGAGACTTCGCTGCCGGTGATACCCTGACATGCGGCATGGTCCTTTTCGGAGATCTGAACCGGCACCTGCCCTATTTTATCTATGCCTTTGACCAGATGGGCCGCATTGGCCTGGGTAAAAGCCTGAACGGCAACCGGGCTGGGTTTACCCTGGAATCCGTCACCTTTGGAGATAAAGCGGTTTACTCAAAAAAAGACGGCCGGGTGACAGTGCCGGATGTTCTACCAACACTTGACCTGACCCCGGATCAAAACAAAAGCCCAGATCACGTCACACTGAAACTGCAAACCCCGTTCAGAGTCAGCTCAAAAACCGGCCAGGAACCTGACCTGCCTTTTGATCTTTTAATACGTTCCCTGATCCGCCGATGTACCGCCCTATTCAACACATACGGCGACGGTGAACCGACCCTAAACTACCCGGATCTGGTAAAAAAAGCCTGCCGGGTGCGCCTGACAGACAACCGCCTGGCCTGGTTTGACTGGCAGCGGTACTCGTCCCGCCAGGAGAAGAAGATGTATATGGGCGGGCTCCTCGGGCAAGTAGCTTACCAGGGAGACCTTGAACCTTTTCTGCCGTTTCTTCGCATGGCGGAAACCGTTCATGCCGGAAAGAATACGGCTTTTGGGCTGGGTAAGGTTAAAGTGGAGACAATGAACCAATGA
- the cas2 gene encoding CRISPR-associated endonuclease Cas2, whose protein sequence is MFFLVCFDIVDNRVRYRVVKILKGYGTRVQKSVFECANMTEYKFMKMQSDLEEIIDHGEDTIRYYPLCKHCVAQVEFSGTGDPPNTRAYSVS, encoded by the coding sequence ATGTTTTTCCTGGTCTGCTTTGATATTGTTGACAACCGGGTCCGGTACAGGGTAGTAAAAATCCTGAAAGGATATGGGACCCGGGTTCAAAAATCCGTGTTTGAATGTGCCAACATGACCGAATACAAATTCATGAAAATGCAGTCGGATTTGGAAGAGATCATTGATCATGGTGAGGACACCATCCGTTATTATCCGCTTTGCAAACATTGCGTAGCCCAGGTTGAATTCTCCGGCACCGGGGATCCGCCCAATACACGGGCCTATTCCGTGTCATGA
- the csm2 gene encoding type III-A CRISPR-associated protein Csm2, giving the protein MGKIEFWKDREKKLIDPELFSKKAENFALEIAKDNEQFKGVNKRTQLRKFFDEIVSLNMQAQTSPHGWENILPLVHMVTAKAAYAKGRKLISDNFLNFIKDSVNQIKDPCDLDVFNSFFESFIGFYRLHGPNN; this is encoded by the coding sequence ATGGGGAAAATAGAATTCTGGAAAGACAGGGAAAAAAAGCTCATTGATCCTGAATTGTTTTCAAAAAAAGCGGAAAACTTCGCCCTTGAAATTGCAAAAGATAATGAACAATTCAAAGGCGTTAACAAAAGGACCCAATTGAGAAAATTTTTTGATGAGATCGTCAGTCTCAACATGCAGGCCCAAACATCACCCCACGGATGGGAAAACATTCTCCCCCTGGTGCATATGGTAACGGCAAAAGCCGCGTATGCAAAAGGGCGCAAACTGATATCAGACAATTTTCTCAATTTTATTAAGGATTCGGTCAACCAGATAAAGGATCCTTGCGACCTGGATGTGTTCAACTCTTTTTTTGAATCTTTTATCGGATTTTACAGACTTCACGGCCCCAACAATTAA
- the csm5 gene encoding type III-A CRISPR-associated RAMP protein Csm5: MKKTYKCVITVNSPLHIGCDEVYEPMGFVLDEEQKELIAFDPVSFIKSLSPADKSTLSSLCCIGDLPSILRVYKFFQGRKAQGRRVSVAPAFIDHYRSTLKIPENKIQQELNKFVVQRTAFRTADSRPFIPGSSIKGALRTGYLNHVCGGKHMRERDAKALEKKLLNYQSIEQDPFGHVKVSDFQPAGEVKTKILYAVNKKKKRSDKEAQRPYQILEMIESGSAFIGEITVKQPASKSRVREPIQLKAFLSGTHDFYAREHKRENCELSIVGIPSENYIQNDTWLMRMGRHSGAESVTIAGNRNIMIKKGPKKDYLDHATTLWLASPSRKDKNIKELRPFGWAGISRLDADLETRLSERENAYAALRAQEEKEQLAEAQLQIQKAAEAQKMMEEKAAREAAEAAEREKKQKELEAMSPQDRELAEIFDEKSVNENKVVNLYERLDEMEDDFKIKSAEKIKAFYISKNKWNVNKKKKKQFAKVQHLKSILGES; encoded by the coding sequence ATGAAAAAAACTTATAAATGCGTTATTACTGTTAACTCTCCTTTGCACATCGGCTGTGACGAAGTGTATGAACCCATGGGATTTGTGCTGGATGAAGAACAAAAGGAACTGATTGCCTTTGATCCCGTATCGTTTATAAAAAGTTTGTCTCCGGCAGATAAAAGTACCCTTTCTTCCCTGTGCTGTATAGGGGATCTTCCGTCAATCCTTCGAGTTTATAAATTTTTCCAGGGCAGGAAAGCCCAAGGCAGAAGAGTCAGTGTGGCCCCAGCCTTTATAGATCATTATCGCAGCACATTAAAAATCCCCGAAAACAAAATCCAGCAGGAGCTCAACAAATTTGTTGTCCAGCGTACGGCATTCCGAACAGCTGACAGCCGGCCCTTTATCCCCGGCTCGTCTATCAAGGGGGCCTTGCGAACAGGCTACTTGAATCATGTCTGCGGGGGAAAACATATGCGGGAAAGAGATGCTAAGGCTCTTGAAAAGAAACTGCTGAATTATCAGTCCATAGAACAGGATCCTTTTGGTCATGTTAAGGTATCGGATTTTCAACCGGCCGGGGAGGTTAAAACCAAGATTTTGTATGCCGTCAACAAGAAAAAAAAGAGGTCGGACAAAGAAGCTCAAAGGCCTTATCAGATTCTGGAAATGATTGAGTCCGGATCCGCCTTTATCGGGGAAATAACCGTTAAGCAGCCAGCCTCTAAAAGCCGTGTCCGGGAGCCGATTCAGCTCAAAGCATTTTTATCCGGGACCCACGACTTTTATGCGAGAGAACACAAAAGGGAAAACTGCGAACTTAGCATAGTGGGTATTCCATCAGAAAATTATATTCAAAACGATACCTGGCTTATGCGCATGGGACGCCATTCCGGTGCCGAATCTGTCACCATTGCAGGAAACCGGAATATTATGATTAAAAAAGGTCCTAAAAAAGATTACCTTGATCATGCCACAACCCTGTGGCTGGCTTCTCCTTCCCGAAAAGATAAAAATATCAAAGAACTCCGCCCTTTTGGCTGGGCCGGCATCTCCCGTCTTGATGCTGACCTTGAAACCCGGTTGTCGGAACGGGAAAACGCCTATGCAGCCCTGAGAGCCCAAGAGGAAAAAGAACAGTTGGCTGAAGCGCAGTTGCAGATCCAAAAGGCGGCTGAAGCCCAAAAAATGATGGAAGAAAAAGCGGCCCGTGAAGCGGCTGAAGCAGCGGAACGGGAAAAAAAGCAAAAAGAGCTGGAAGCCATGTCTCCCCAAGACCGGGAACTGGCTGAAATATTTGATGAAAAATCGGTTAATGAAAATAAGGTGGTGAATCTATATGAGCGGCTTGATGAAATGGAAGACGATTTCAAGATCAAATCCGCTGAAAAGATAAAGGCATTTTATATCAGTAAAAACAAATGGAACGTGAATAAAAAGAAGAAAAAACAATTTGCCAAGGTTCAGCATCTCAAAAGCATTTTAGGTGAATCTTAA